In a genomic window of Cynocephalus volans isolate mCynVol1 chromosome 1, mCynVol1.pri, whole genome shotgun sequence:
- the LOC134361891 gene encoding small nuclear ribonucleoprotein Sm D2-like has protein sequence MSLHNKPKSEMTPEELQKWEEEEFHTGPLSVLTQSVKNNTQVLINCRNNKKPLGRVKTFDRHCNMVLENGKEMWTEVPKSGKGKKKSKPVSKDHYISKMFLRGDSVIMVLWNPLIAGK, from the coding sequence ATGAGCCTCCACAACAAGCCCAAGAGTGAGATGACcccagaggagctgcagaagtgggaggaggaagaatttCACACAGGTCCACTCTCAGTGCTCACGCAGTCAGTCAAGAACAACACCCAAGTGCTCATCAACTGCCGAAACAACAAGAAACCCCTGGGCCGCGTGAAGACCTTTGACAGGCACTGCAACATGGTGCTGGAGAATGGGAAGGAGATGTGGACTGAAGTTCCCAAGAGCGGCAAGGGCAAGAAGAAGTCCAAGCCAGTCAGCAAGGACCACTACATCTCCAAGATGTTCCTGCGTGGGGACTCGGTCATCATGGTCCTGTGGAACCCGCTCATTGCTGGCAAGTAG